The sequence TAGATTTAGTATCTGCTAAAGTTAGAATTTGTAGTGGTTCTGTCAAAATAATAGTTTCGTCAGGAATTGAACTGCTTTTGTGGTTCAACTTTCTTTGTAATTTTTGCGTTATGAAGTTACCATGTTTTATCTTTGACTAAACCTTAAATTCTTTTACTTGAAATACATCCTTCTGACAATAGCATTATTTTTTTGCACGCTGTTTGGTTTTGCTCAGGAGAACTTAATGATAAGCAAAGTTAAGTTTCAGGGGAATAAACATGTGCATAAATCGCAACTGGAAGATGAAATTGCCATTGAAAAGAGTACGTGGATGAAACGTAAGATTTTTGGGAAAGAACCGGTTTATTATTCCAGGGCGCTGTATAATGATGATATTGCCCGACTCCGGATTTTTTACCAAAAAGAAGGCTACCTGAATGTGCAATTTGACGAACCGGAAGTTACTATTGGAAAGAAGAATAGGGTAGCCATTACATTTATTATTCATGAAGGTGAACCAGTGACGATATCTGATATATCTTACAGAGTTGACAGTTTAAAAAACCTCGACGATGTTTTACAGGCTAAAGACAAAAGGAAACTTCTGCTTCAAACACAGGTAAACACATCGAAAAAATTCCGCGATGAGGCCATACTTAATGATAAGCAGTTAATTGCCGAAACATTTTATGATTATGGTTACCCGTATACCAGTGTTGATTACAATTTGAAAGTTGATACAATTTCTAATATTACCTCGGTGCAGTGGGATATTGACCGCGGAAAATTAGCGTATATAGGAGAAACAACAATTACAGGAAACGAGCGTGTACCTTCAAAAAGTATACTTCGCCAGGTTGCCTACAGGGAAGGTGAAGTATGGAGTAAAAAGAAGATTGATCAGACACAGAAACAGATATACAATCAGGGTAACTACAGAATTGCTTCAATACGAACAAGAATCGAGGAAGAGCAGCTTGATACCATTCCCCTGCAAATACAAATCAGGGAAGCACCGCGTTGGTCGGCAAGGTTTGGTGCGGGTTATGGCCGCGAAGATAAACTAAGGGCGTACACCGATTTGCAATACCTGGGCTTTATTACACATACCGGGCGTTTAAATTTTTATGCCAAACATTCAGGGCTCGAACCCTATAATGTTTACCTGAAATTTTCACAACCATCGTTTCTGGTGCCAATAAATACCTTGAGTATTCACCCTTTCATACAAAAACAGGATGAACCTGGATATAAGCTTAAAAAATATGGAGCAAGTCTCACTTTTTTGCAGAACTTTTCAAAAGAATTGAATACTTCCATTGGTGTTGTTTACGAGGATGTTACACAGGATACAACCGGGTTGTTTACAGATAATGATTTTGATTTTGATGAGACAATATACAATAAACTGGGCCTTGTTTTAGGGGCAATATATAATAATGCCGATCCCATTCTCGATCCGGTTCAGGGATATGCTATTTCATTTAATATGAAAACCAACGATGTTGTTTTTTCCGGAGACTTCCCTTTTTTCAGGATTTTAACGGAGTTTAAAACCTATTTCGGAATACAACCTGGTGTGGTGTTGGCATTAAAAGGAAAAATTGGCGGTATTAAGCGAACTGACGGTGTAGATTTCATCCCCGTGGAAGAGAAATTCTATGCCGGTGGAAGTCACTCTGTACGTGGCTGGTCAAGAGGTAATCTTGGTCCGCAGAATGAGAATGGTATTCCCGTTGGTGGAAACAGTTTGTTAGAAACCAGTGCCGAATTCAGGTTTGATATTGGACGCAGGATGAAGTTCAATGTGTTTATAGATGCAGGTAATGTTTGGGAAGATAGTTTCGAGTATCATATTACCGATCTTCGTTATGCTGCAGGTTTAGGTTTGCGTTTTAAAACACCGGTAGGGCCGGCCGGAATTGATTTTGCAAGGCCTGTTTTCGATAGCGAAAATAAATGGCAAGTACATTTTAATATTGGTCATTCTTTCTGATAAGTGGGAAAATTGATAAAATATCTGGCAATAGTGTTAGCAGTAATTTTACTGCTGATTACCGGCACTTTGCTGTTAACTCAAACTTCATTTTTTAAAGAAAAAGTGAAATTGCGGGTAATTGCTATGGTTGAAGATCAGCTGAACTTGAGTTTTAACATTGAAGAGCTTGATGGCAATTTTTACGATCATATAATTTTACGCAAGGTTGAACTTCGTAATGCAGATTCGATACTCGCCGCATTCAGCGATTTGGAAGTGCATTATAATTTAAGGCCTTTGTTGCAGAAAAAGATCAGTATTGATTCGATCATTCTAAACGAACCTTATGTAAATGCCTGGCAAGATTCCGACAGTTTATGGAATTTTAGTACCATTTTGCCCGCCAACGAAGAACCCTCGGGCAACACTAAATCCTTTGATTATACCATTGAAGCCGGAATGCTTACAATTCGTAACGGGCATGTTAATATTGCCTCGCATATTGCACCGATACCAACAAAAATTAATAAGATCAATCTATCGGCAGGGGGGAAATATAGTAGTTCGGAGATGAAGGTGAGACTTAATAGTTTCCAATTTGCGAGCAAAGATCCGGATGTGGAACTAAAAGAGCTAAGAGGAAGCCTGGATATGACTGATGCAGGAATTCAAATCGATAGTTTGTTGCTTTTAGCTAATAAATCGGGCATTGATTTTAGTGGAACGTATTTTTCGCCCGAAAATATGGAAGGAAAAATTAGTGAAGGAGTGATTGATAACAACGACCTGGCACTTTTTGTTCCATCATTTAAATTGCTTTGTTCGCCATCAATTAAAGTTGATTTTCAAGTGTTGAATGATTCGCTAAATGCCAGTGCTGTATTGGAAAACCGGGGAGAACAGCTTCAGGCAAATCTCTCGTTACAGTCATTGTCGGCTTTGCAGTCGGGAGAAGAAAATGCTCCTTACCAGGCCGGTGTTCAGTTCAATAATGTTAATGTTGCTAACTGGCTTGACCTAGGCATTGAAAAAACACATTTAAATGGCACGGTAGAACTGGATGGAGCAAATCTTAAGGATTTAAAATCGGAAACCATTGTTATTGGAAAATTTCAAAATTCCTCATTTAACGAGATTGATTTAAGAACGTTTAATCTTAAAGGTGTGTATTTGGGCAATAGTTTATGGGCCGAGGTTGTTATTCGTTCCGATATTGGGGAAGCAGACCTCAGCGGGAAATTAAACTTAGCAGAAGTGCCTGAATATGAGGCGGACATTTTTATGGAAAAATTTGAGCTTAGCAAGATGATTCCGGATTTGGCTTATACCATGCTTAACGGAAAAGTTGTGGCAAAAGGCAAAGGTTTCGATCCAAATGCACTGAGAGTAAATGCCGGTATTTCTCTTTCGGGTAGCACAATTTACGAATACCCGCTTGATAGTATTAATGCTTTTGTAGATGTAAACGGACAATTCATTAAGGTCGACACTTTACAGGCATTTGCGCCCGGAGCGGCAATTTCCGGCAGTGGGCAGATGGAACTCGACTCCATGTTGTTACAATCAAAACTATACGGAAATATCAGTTCGCTTCAATTCCTCGACTCCATTTTTGAGTTACCCATAACGTTCGATTCTGCTTATACAGTAGCAAACCTTTCGGGGCCCGTTTCTGCTCTGAAAATCAATGGAATACTCGATCTGTTCAATGCCGATGGCTATACTCTTAGTGCGGAAACTACCCGCACAAACTACCGGGTAGATTTAACCAGCGATTCGTTAAATGTTGGCCTTCAGGGCAATGTCCACAATTTAAAATCGGGGAATATTGAGTTAGATACCGTTTTGTTCGATTATGATTATACAGACGGAGAAATGGCAGTAGATGCCGAACTAAAATGGACCGACATGTTTGATGCACAACTACAAGCTGCAATTGCGGTTGGCGATACCATGTCATTCTCCGTATTTGGGTTTGAGTTTAATTCTGATTGGGCCGATATCTATCTTGTTGACACCATGACTGCAACTCTCGATAATAATCAGTTTCTTGAGATCAATAATCTGACAATAA comes from uncultured Draconibacterium sp. and encodes:
- a CDS encoding BamA/TamA family outer membrane protein — encoded protein: MKYILLTIALFFCTLFGFAQENLMISKVKFQGNKHVHKSQLEDEIAIEKSTWMKRKIFGKEPVYYSRALYNDDIARLRIFYQKEGYLNVQFDEPEVTIGKKNRVAITFIIHEGEPVTISDISYRVDSLKNLDDVLQAKDKRKLLLQTQVNTSKKFRDEAILNDKQLIAETFYDYGYPYTSVDYNLKVDTISNITSVQWDIDRGKLAYIGETTITGNERVPSKSILRQVAYREGEVWSKKKIDQTQKQIYNQGNYRIASIRTRIEEEQLDTIPLQIQIREAPRWSARFGAGYGREDKLRAYTDLQYLGFITHTGRLNFYAKHSGLEPYNVYLKFSQPSFLVPINTLSIHPFIQKQDEPGYKLKKYGASLTFLQNFSKELNTSIGVVYEDVTQDTTGLFTDNDFDFDETIYNKLGLVLGAIYNNADPILDPVQGYAISFNMKTNDVVFSGDFPFFRILTEFKTYFGIQPGVVLALKGKIGGIKRTDGVDFIPVEEKFYAGGSHSVRGWSRGNLGPQNENGIPVGGNSLLETSAEFRFDIGRRMKFNVFIDAGNVWEDSFEYHITDLRYAAGLGLRFKTPVGPAGIDFARPVFDSENKWQVHFNIGHSF
- a CDS encoding translocation/assembly module TamB domain-containing protein; translation: MGKLIKYLAIVLAVILLLITGTLLLTQTSFFKEKVKLRVIAMVEDQLNLSFNIEELDGNFYDHIILRKVELRNADSILAAFSDLEVHYNLRPLLQKKISIDSIILNEPYVNAWQDSDSLWNFSTILPANEEPSGNTKSFDYTIEAGMLTIRNGHVNIASHIAPIPTKINKINLSAGGKYSSSEMKVRLNSFQFASKDPDVELKELRGSLDMTDAGIQIDSLLLLANKSGIDFSGTYFSPENMEGKISEGVIDNNDLALFVPSFKLLCSPSIKVDFQVLNDSLNASAVLENRGEQLQANLSLQSLSALQSGEENAPYQAGVQFNNVNVANWLDLGIEKTHLNGTVELDGANLKDLKSETIVIGKFQNSSFNEIDLRTFNLKGVYLGNSLWAEVVIRSDIGEADLSGKLNLAEVPEYEADIFMEKFELSKMIPDLAYTMLNGKVVAKGKGFDPNALRVNAGISLSGSTIYEYPLDSINAFVDVNGQFIKVDTLQAFAPGAAISGSGQMELDSMLLQSKLYGNISSLQFLDSIFELPITFDSAYTVANLSGPVSALKINGILDLFNADGYTLSAETTRTNYRVDLTSDSLNVGLQGNVHNLKSGNIELDTVLFDYDYTDGEMAVDAELKWTDMFDAQLQAAIAVGDTMSFSVFGFEFNSDWADIYLVDTMTATLDNNQFLEINNLTIKDRQLDDFVIAVDGNISASDTGNFEIKINDLDLNELNRILGEEIILGGRLNSNFRLYGRSNNPLIDGHLEITDPKYGNYAFQSMHTDFTYANGKGNMELTLPEMGNSFFAGISAPFSLSLDSLQFGFKPPETYEGLFILDSIDITKAVKSYAPNDSVKGFFDARIETKGTLDNPQFFGNFYVRNGMYSNKNLGIDYNDIFASVSFNGNEIAIDTIWVKQKNGLISVNGEVAFDSTIIKGNISSSSVEVDANNFFLTRHRNYEILIDANTFLRTEKDKPEFGGEIKVLRSDLYLPAFMKESKSDVRADVPMLVQALNESNDLKTAEAEARVKPKKKSGFVDQLTGRLQVEIPRNTWIRSSDIRAELNGELEIVKDGPFFEVFGNVKILRGHYILYGRKLNIQESEIIFQGGEEFDPILNIEAEYVYRSSDKEKRYLNLMITGNLSEPEITFFLDDVEITETDGISVLIFGATSDEIGYGGNNGLLNSIGSNALASMISSQLSKTIGSTFNLDMIEVTTTENWQSAAFVVGKYITNDIFVIYQKGFGEVSGDEITPETIIIEYEINEKLFLRLQSGSAKDSGIDMILKFEQEKDNGPVKPER